In one Hoplias malabaricus isolate fHopMal1 chromosome X1, fHopMal1.hap1, whole genome shotgun sequence genomic region, the following are encoded:
- the LOC136676037 gene encoding macrophage mannose receptor 1-like, translating into MATTLTFLLLLLLSDQSRLRTFHISEMRVIQSEARAACRTNYTDLVTVYSEEDNAALSDLVKNSTDSPWIGLYRSQPRAKWSNGDNVTFSDLTGDCGTEPCCAAVKADRSWESLKCTENRTFMCYKQDATDLPFSYTLVLKNLTWYEAQSHCRVFYTDLVSIRDQTQNEEVKKAGRYSSGPFWIGLLRDDWEWSDGGRSAYRNWGMYQPRPPSSSSNCTELSNGKWNTVPYSNSPLPALCYRTYIHVSAETMNWESALDYCKKENRNSVLRIESDLDQKEVERVLRRNNVSGTLWLGLGQSRLFGFWIWTNGISVGPFSNWVGGRAPEAPLSQNCGAIDTEKGFKWRDRDCRSKYRVLCEEH; encoded by the exons ATGGCAACCACCCtcaccttcctcctcctcctcctcctctcag ATCAAAGCCGTCTCAGGACTTTCCACATCAGTGAGATGAGGGTGATTCAGTCTGAGGCTCGAGCGGCGTGCAGAACAAACTACACTGACCTGGTCACTGTGTACAGTGAGGAAGACAATGCTGCACTCAGTGATCTGGTCAAGAACTCGACTGATTCACCTTGGATTGGTCTGTACCGCAGTCAGCCCAGAGCTAAATGGTCTAATGGTGATAATGTTACATTCAGTGATCTGACAGGGGACTGTGGGACAGAGCCCTGCTGTGCTGCTGTGAAGGCTGATAGATCATGGGAAAGTCTTAAGTGCACAGAGAACAGAACTTTCATGTGCTATAAACAAG ATGCTACTGACCTCCCCTTCAGCTATACTTTAGTTCTGAAGAATCTGACCTGGTACGAagctcagagtcactgcagggTGTTCTACACTGATCTGGTCAGCATCAGAGATCAGACCCAAAATGAAGAAGTGAAGAAAGCAGGGAGGTACAGCAGCGGACCGTTCTGGATCGGTCTGCTGAGAGACGACTGGGAGTGGAGTGATGGAGGACGCTCTGCCTACAGGAACTGGGGGATGTATCAGCCTcgaccaccatcatcatcatcaaactgTACAGAACTGAGCAATGGGAAATGGAACACAGTGCCATACAGCAATTCTCCTCTGCCTGCTCTGTGCTACCGCA CGTACATCCATGTGAGTGCTGAGACTATGAACTGGGAGAGTGCTCTGGACTACTGTAAGAAAGAGAACAGGAACAGTGTCCTGCGCATTGAGTCTGACCTGGACCAGAAAGAGGTGGAGAGAGTGCTCAGGAGGAACAATGTCTCTGGGACTCTGTGGCTGGGGCTTGGACAGAGTCGACTCTTTGGGTTCTGGATCTGGACCAATGGGATCTCTGTGGGACCCTTTAGTAACTGGGTCGGTGGGAGAGCACCAGAGGCTCCACTGTCTCAGAACTGTGGGGCAATCGACACAGAGAAAGGCTTTAAATGGCGTGATAGAGACTGCAGGTCAAAATACAGGGTTCTGTGTGAAGAACATTAA